A portion of the Candidatus Cloacimonadota bacterium genome contains these proteins:
- a CDS encoding DUF1732 domain-containing protein, giving the protein MNSMTGFGVAEYNKNDIYLRVSLKSLNDKYLNIRTKLPYEFPEYLSYKIEQFIPKFIKRGGINVIVSLKDSRNSVANIDMEDENIKKLLKTLVELKSKTGIEAAVSLSDLMTIQKMESSLIDPFYLNDEFQKLLFDTLNSALEHLIKERKAEGNHLEEFFITSINQIEVSLNTIEHSIPEYLQELKVKVQNICRDITSEDDINLSKFNEEKLLSEINYYIDKSDITEEIVRLKSHLKKLRNLINVNGKPIGLSMLFMIQEMQREISTISAKYHNATIFPDIINIKEEIEKCKEQALNVE; this is encoded by the coding sequence ATGAATAGTATGACTGGATTTGGAGTAGCGGAATATAACAAGAATGATATTTATCTTCGGGTGAGTTTAAAATCATTAAATGATAAATATCTCAATATACGAACAAAACTCCCTTATGAGTTCCCTGAATATTTATCGTATAAGATCGAACAGTTTATCCCAAAATTTATTAAAAGAGGTGGAATAAACGTAATCGTATCATTAAAAGATTCACGAAATAGTGTAGCAAATATTGATATGGAAGATGAAAATATAAAGAAATTACTTAAAACATTAGTTGAATTGAAGTCAAAAACGGGAATCGAGGCTGCTGTTTCATTATCCGATCTGATGACAATTCAAAAAATGGAAAGCTCCCTCATCGATCCATTTTATCTTAACGATGAATTCCAAAAACTGTTGTTTGATACACTGAATTCTGCCCTTGAACATCTGATAAAAGAGAGAAAGGCAGAAGGTAATCATTTAGAAGAATTTTTTATCACATCGATCAATCAGATCGAAGTATCTCTGAACACAATAGAACATTCTATTCCGGAATATTTACAGGAACTGAAAGTTAAAGTTCAGAATATTTGCAGAGATATTACAAGTGAGGATGATATAAATCTATCCAAATTCAATGAAGAGAAGCTTTTATCTGAAATCAACTATTACATTGATAAATCAGATATAACAGAAGAAATTGTACGTTTGAAGAGTCATTTGAAGAAATTGCGTAATCTAATTAACGTAAATGGCAAACCAATTGGACTTTCCATGTTATTCATGATACAGGAAATGCAGCGTGAGATCAGTACGATTTCGGCAAAATATCATAATGCAACAATATTTCCGGATATTATCAACATAAAAGAAGAGATCGAAAAATGCAAGGAGCAAGCGCTCAATGTCGAATAA
- the rnr gene encoding ribonuclease R, protein MPQIDLEQEIKDYIKRHPDRQLSVPKIAKIFNVKKKNYRKIKNILRHLESDGVLIRQKRAYGALSKRKTYIGTFDASALAKNYPFGFVETEHGDVKVYEENCLDAYHHDIVEYIVLKDSKQGPVGKIVKVIERKNSTLVGSAFKQDAHVFFVSDNPKIDTEVQLVDVGDFTLLTGKKLVIEITDWGNRSQQILPQGKVIEVLGSLEDPNIDYIAIVKEYGLPTTFSDEVMQEVQALPDTISADEISRRKDFRNLITCTIDPKTAKDFDDAISFERTENGTIKLYVHIADVSHYVKADSEIFRAALERGTSIYLLQNVIPMLPFKLSNELCSLQPDVDRLTMTVIIDYDNNFKALGSSVYPSVIRSDQRLSYEQVDVLFEQGENAEIKEEVKEIILAMRPLAKRLTKERYARGSLDFDLPDSEFIFDEQGCPVDILRTHQTESHLLIEEFMLAANELMAKLIARKCSAGIFRIHESPSLDKIAEFARTIKAYGFPFNINHKDVSMTIKQFLQSLKDENQHRVYDYLLLRSLMKAKYSYRNVGHFGLALKSYTHFTSPIRRFPDLIVHHLIKQYVFEWTTKRFTLGEIKMYADHSSEMEVRAMNAERSLGELKKNRFMRENMGKIFGALIVNFNKRNIYVELDSYPIEGYIPLSALGRDFFEFDPKHYMVVGKRSKQRFVLCQKLKVRVKRIIHDIEFEIDDE, encoded by the coding sequence ATGCCGCAAATAGATCTTGAGCAAGAGATAAAAGATTACATTAAACGTCATCCAGATAGGCAGTTGTCTGTCCCTAAGATCGCCAAGATATTCAACGTAAAAAAGAAAAATTACAGAAAAATCAAAAATATATTAAGGCACTTAGAGTCCGATGGTGTGCTGATTCGTCAGAAAAGAGCATATGGAGCACTATCAAAACGAAAAACATATATTGGGACCTTTGATGCATCTGCGCTTGCCAAGAACTATCCATTTGGTTTTGTCGAAACCGAACATGGAGATGTAAAAGTATATGAAGAGAATTGTCTTGATGCTTATCATCATGATATTGTCGAATATATTGTGCTGAAAGATTCAAAACAGGGACCTGTCGGGAAGATCGTAAAAGTAATTGAAAGAAAGAACAGTACACTCGTTGGTTCAGCTTTTAAGCAGGATGCACATGTATTCTTTGTATCTGATAATCCGAAAATCGATACTGAAGTCCAGCTTGTTGATGTCGGAGATTTCACGTTATTAACTGGCAAGAAGCTCGTAATCGAGATCACTGATTGGGGCAATCGATCTCAACAGATATTGCCACAAGGTAAAGTAATCGAAGTGTTGGGTTCACTTGAAGATCCAAATATCGATTATATAGCAATCGTAAAAGAGTATGGGCTTCCAACCACATTTTCAGATGAAGTCATGCAGGAAGTTCAGGCATTACCAGACACCATTTCTGCTGATGAAATTTCACGAAGAAAAGATTTTAGAAATCTCATTACATGTACGATAGATCCCAAAACCGCAAAAGATTTTGACGATGCCATCTCTTTTGAGAGGACCGAGAACGGAACCATAAAACTCTACGTTCATATTGCAGATGTATCTCACTATGTGAAAGCAGATTCGGAAATATTCAGGGCAGCGCTTGAAAGAGGGACAAGCATCTACCTTTTACAGAATGTTATCCCTATGCTTCCCTTTAAGTTAAGTAATGAACTATGCAGCCTGCAACCGGATGTTGACCGTTTAACAATGACAGTTATCATCGATTATGATAATAACTTCAAAGCGCTGGGTTCAAGTGTATACCCTTCGGTGATCCGAAGTGACCAGAGACTTTCATATGAACAGGTCGATGTACTTTTTGAACAGGGCGAAAATGCTGAGATAAAAGAGGAAGTGAAAGAGATCATATTAGCGATGCGACCATTAGCGAAGCGTCTCACCAAAGAACGATATGCAAGAGGAAGCCTTGATTTTGATCTGCCGGATTCGGAATTCATCTTTGATGAACAAGGTTGTCCTGTTGATATTCTGCGAACTCATCAAACGGAAAGCCATCTCCTTATTGAAGAGTTCATGCTTGCAGCAAATGAGTTGATGGCAAAGTTGATCGCACGTAAATGTAGTGCCGGTATTTTTAGGATCCATGAATCTCCAAGCCTGGATAAAATTGCAGAATTTGCTCGAACGATCAAAGCATACGGATTTCCTTTTAACATAAATCATAAAGATGTGAGCATGACCATTAAGCAATTTTTGCAATCTCTTAAGGACGAGAATCAGCATCGTGTGTATGATTACCTGCTTCTCAGAAGCTTAATGAAAGCGAAGTACTCATATCGGAATGTCGGGCATTTCGGGCTTGCATTGAAGTCCTATACTCACTTCACCTCCCCTATCCGCCGTTTCCCTGATCTCATTGTGCATCATCTTATAAAGCAGTATGTTTTTGAGTGGACGACTAAAAGATTTACACTGGGTGAAATAAAAATGTATGCCGATCATTCTTCTGAAATGGAAGTACGAGCAATGAATGCTGAGCGTAGTCTCGGTGAGTTGAAAAAGAATCGTTTCATGAGAGAGAATATGGGTAAGATTTTCGGAGCACTGATCGTGAATTTCAATAAAAGAAATATCTATGTAGAGCTGGATTCCTATCCAATTGAAGGATATATTCCTCTTTCTGCTCTTGGTCGTGATTTCTTTGAGTTTGATCCAAAACATTATATGGTCGTCGGTAAGAGGAGTAAACAGAGATTTGTGTTATGTCAGAAGCTTAAGGTTCGGGTGAAACGGATCATTCATGATATAGAATTTGAGATTGATGATGAGTGA
- a CDS encoding DUF2007 domain-containing protein gives MSDKQKPEDRIQNSEDIVELCKAHNTMQFEAIVEILDENNIPYTYRRKGLSLGTFFEYSSKKSYIQILVYEEDKEKAFELIEPVLITL, from the coding sequence ATGAGTGATAAACAGAAGCCGGAAGACAGAATACAGAATTCAGAAGATATTGTTGAATTGTGCAAAGCTCACAATACCATGCAATTCGAGGCAATTGTCGAGATACTTGATGAAAATAATATTCCCTACACCTATCGCAGAAAAGGACTTTCGTTAGGTACTTTTTTTGAATATTCGAGTAAAAAGAGTTACATTCAGATCTTGGTTTATGAAGAGGATAAAGAGAAAGCGTTCGAGCTCATCGAGCCTGTTTTGATAACGTTGTGA